Proteins encoded by one window of Cloeon dipterum chromosome 2, ieCloDipt1.1, whole genome shotgun sequence:
- the Dna2 gene encoding DNA replication ATP-dependent helicase/nuclease DNA2, producing the protein MSKSIPTKSKKNMNLAPDGSKQYQRTLKNYFTSISSKKIGPGGDNRLPKSNADENMVKDCRENVTTSVIPISSHEIKQPQSAPEALKEKPLIPQRDISQTNSPVKKKIKLDSDADNKCTQNQSLEKEVRWQQVEAELKEVASLMDDMSDLEFFSEDEIESSGDKLKISAEELDLSSIQRCIVFSVEAGPTGTKLVQLSSFSNKDLTATCSISGSWAWESDLSESSIINVRALKTSGQWMVFDDPSDYCMLVEEPDLLLSCTTVMSALRCRRAAVLSELFKGLGMEDRGGYLALGKLMHEVTQQCLSEKVQSQYSVEQIFESLLKNPRIIFDLYSMQNDLVKLREAAQPYFSSIAKFLEQHASPGNFLSSDLLSESSKRGSDVWPGKIHEITDIEDTIWMPQFGLKGKLDLTGSVKHQKNMNNHYDVPLELKTGRMDTDQVSHRGQLILYTAMMAEADKKPVEHGLLVYLKGCAVKEVRANSGEIRDAIILRNELAKAIRGRPEILVDDESNPEKKYLKPAKLPAPIKRPRECVRCPYFEVCTAYSTKEDYHSPVQQERLKERKENLTESHINYFIHWVCLTQLEEQDCVVNLEALWTKSPSERELEKKGCISDLDIKSCVKDDLQFITTLVRSENAKCNGNLCSAGLRAGDFVVFGNKQRIVLSLGTIRSVTNDSVELVVDKDFSKRYGTKNYSLDMYKSNKMLTTKLVSLASLLADDDNAFKLRQLVIDRIEPKFVEADFSHLFKTIPDVLEKLNDDQKLCVQKVLEAQDYVLIQGLPGSGKTFTIVALIRILATLGFSVLVTSHTNSAVDNVLCRLLPFNLNILRLGASSKFAPGLKEHTEAALTAKASNISELELLLQEKSIIGVTCTSANHPVLKRRLFDYCIIDEATQVPQPSAISALLRAKRFVLVGDPAQLQPVVTNKDAKALGMEETIFERLQTTQNTAILGLQYRMNASICDLANKITYKGALKCGNDKVAKSTFKLPNPAVLEAAKSWVRKVLCHHNGVVFLDTGKTKIGTNPEDKSEDVSNLKEANLVTAIVNTMIKGGISSQDIGVMTPFRRQVAVISSCMPIDDLDISTVDQFQGKDKEVCLISFAKSFDENSDNVKRGGILTDFKRLTVAITRARVKLILVGDFTSLVCFEPLQKLKDAIGENNIVSLDQKADF; encoded by the exons ATGTCAAAATCAATTCCAACCAAAtctaagaaaaatatgaacttg GCACCTGACGGCTCAAAGCAATATCAGCGAaccttgaaaaattatttcaccagCATTTCATCCAAAAAAATTGGACCTGGAGGGGACAATAGATTGCCAAAAAGCAATGCTGATGAAAAT atggTCAAAGATTGCAGAGAAAATGTAACAACTAGTGTCATTCCTATAAGCTCTCACGAAATCAAGCAGCCACAGTCCGCGCCAGAGGCATTGAAAGAGAAACCATTAATTCCTCAAAGAGACATTTCACAGACTAATTCGCctgtgaaaaagaaaattaaattggacaGCGATGCTGATAATAAATGCACCCAAAATCAGAGTTTGGAAAAAGAAGTCAGGTGGCAGCAAGTGGAGGCTGAATTAAAGGAGGTTGCTTCGTTGATGGACGATATGTCAGACTTGGAATTTTTCAGTGAAGATGAAATTGAGTCGAGCGGCGACAAACT caaaattagtGCAGAAGAACTGGATCTCTCTTCAATTCAGAGGTGCATAGTGTTCAGTGTGGAAGCTGGCCCAACTGGAACTAAACTTGTTCAGCTGTCATCATTTAGCAACAAAGATCTCACAGCAACTTGCTCAATAAGTGGCTCTTG GGCTTGGGAAAGTGACCTGAGTGAAAGCAGCATAATCAATGTGAGAGCATTGAAGACATCAGGCCAGTGGATGGTTTTTGACGACCCAAGTGACTATTGCATGCTGGTTGAAGAGCCAGATCTGCTGCTCAGCTGCACAACCGTTATGTCGGCTCTCCGTTGCAGAAGGGCCGCCGTTCTCTCTGAGCTGTTCAAGGGTCTTGGGATGGAAGACCGAGGGGGCTACCTTGCCCTTGGCAAGCTCATGCATGAAGTCACTCAACAG TGTTTGTCAGAAAAAGTGCAGTCTCAGTACTCTGTGGAGCAGATCTTTGAGTCGTTGCTGAAAAATCCTAGGATAATTTTTGACTTATATTCAATGCAAAACGACCTAGTAAAACTGAGGGAAGCAGCGCAACCCTACTTTAGCAGCATTGCAAA GTTTTTGGAGCAACACGCTTCTCCTGGAAACTTCTTGAGCAGTGACCTGCTCTCTGAATCCTCTAAACGAGGAAGTGACGTTTGGCCGGGCAAAATCCATGAAATTACAGACATTGAGGACACAATTTGGATGCCTCAGTTTGGTCTGAAGGGAAAGCTTGATTTGACGGGCTCGGTTAAACATCAAAAGAATATGAACAATCACTAT GACGTTCCTTTGGAGCTGAAAACTGGTAGAATGGACACAGATCAAGTGTCTCACAGGGGCCAACTAATCCTGTATACAGCCATGATGGCAGAGGCTGATAAAAAACCAGTTGAGCATGGACTGCTCGTCTATTTGAA GGGCTGTGCGGTCAAAGAAGTGCGAGCAAACAGTGGTGAGATCAGGGATGCGATCATCCTCCGTAATGAATTAGCAAAAGCGATTAGGGGAAGACCAGAGATTTTGGTAGATGATGAGAGCAACCCTGAGAAGAAATACTTGAAACCAGCCAAGTTGCCAGCTCCTATAAAGAGACCGAGGGAATGTGTCAGATGTCCTTATTTTGAG GTGTGCACGGCATACTCTACAAAGGAAGATTATCACAGTCCAGTGCAGCAGGAGAGGCTGAAAGAGCGCAAAGAAAACTTGACTGAGAGTCACATCAACTACTTCATTCACTGGGTGTGCCTTACACAACTCGAGGAACAAGACTGCGTGGTCAATTTGGAGGCTCTTTGGACCAAATCCCCTTCTGAGAG agaatTAGAGAAAAAAGGCTGCATCAGTGACCTGGACATTAAGTCGTGTGTCAAGGACGACCTACAGTTCATCACCACCCTGGTTAGATCAGAGAATGCCAAGTGCAATGGAAATTTATGCTCCGCAGGACTTAGAGCTGGTGATTTTGTTGTGTTTGGAAACAAGCAGAGAATTGTCCTCAGTCTTGGCACAATCAGGAGTGTCACTAATGACAGTGTTGAACTCGTTGTGGACAA AGACTTTTCCAAACGATATGGAACCAAAAACTACTCCCTGGACATGTACAAATCCAACAAGATGCTCACCACAAAACTGGTTTCCCTTGCAAGTCTATTAGCTGATGATGACAATGCTTTTAAGCTAAGACAGCTTGTCATTGATAG GATTGAACCAAAATTTGTGGAAGCTGACTTTTCACACTTGTTTAAAACCATACCAGATGTGCTTGAAAAGCTAAATGATGACCAGAAACTGTGCGTGCAGAAAGTGCTAGAGGCCCAGGACTATGTCCTCATCCAAGGCCTCCCCGGAAGTG GGAAAACGTTCACCATAGTTGCTCTTATAAGAATACTGGCTACTCTTGGCTTCTCAGTCCTGGTTACCAGCCACACAAATTCTGCTGTTGACAATGTCTTGTGTCGCCTTCTTCCCTTTAACCTCAACATATTACGCCTCGGGGCTTCCAGCAAGTTTGCGCCTGGTCTCAAAGAGCACACAGAAGCTGCCCTGACAGCTAAGGCATCTAATATCAGCGAGTTAGAACTCCTTCTTCAAGAAAAG agtaTCATTGGCGTGACATGCACAAGTGCCAACCATCCAGTTCTGAAGCGCCGGCTCTTTGATTACTGCATCATTGATGAAGCAACTCAGGTGCCGCAACCATCTGCGATCTCCGCTTTGCTGCGGGCCAAGCGGTTCGTTCTGGTAGGTGACCCTGCTCAGTTACAACCCGTGGTCACCAACAAGGACGCTAAGGCGCTAGGAATGGAGGAGACAATCTTTGAGCGACTCCAGACTACACAGAACACTGCCATTCTTGGTCTACAGTACCGCATGAACGCTTCAATCTGTGACTTGGCCAACAAGATCACATACAAGGGAGCACTCAAGTGTGGCAATGACAAAGTTGCGAAATCAACCTTCAAACTACCCAATCCAGCT GTGCTAGAGGCGGCTAAGTCCTGGGTGAGGAAAGTTTTGTGCCATCATAATGGAGTAGTCTTTTTGGACACTggtaaaactaaaattggGACCAATCCAGAAGATAAGAGTGAAGATGTTTCTAACTTAAAAGAAGCTAACCTTGTCACTGCTATCGTCAACACAATGATCAAG GGCGGCATCTCGAGTCAGGATATTGGCGTGATGACCCCATTCAGAAGACAAGTGGCAGTCATCTCATCTTGCATGCCAATTGACGACCTCGACATTTCAACGGTCGACCAGTTTCAAGGAAAGGACAAAGAAGTCTGTCTCATTTCATTTGCGAAGTCCTTTGATGAAAATTCAGACAATGTCAAG AGAGGTGGGATTTTGACTGATTTCAAGAGACTTACTGTAGCGATCACAAGAGCTAGGGtgaaactgattttggttGGTGATTTTACTTCGCTTGTGTGTTTTGAACCACTGCAAAAGCTCAAAGATGCCATTGGAGAAAACAATATAGTCAGTCTGGATCAGAAGGCTGATTTTTGA
- the RpS15 gene encoding small ribosomal subunit protein uS19, with protein sequence MADGEDTTKKKRAFRKYTYRGVDLDQLLDMPAEQLMELMHCRARRRNSRGLKRKPMALIKKLRKAKKEAPANEKPEVVKTHLRNMIVLPEMVGSIVGVYNGKTFNQVEIKPEMIGHYLGEFSVTYKPVKHGRPGIGATHSSRFIPLK encoded by the exons ATGGCTGAC GGTGAGGACACAACTAAGAAGAAGAGGGCTTTCCGCAAATACACCTACAGAGGTGTAGATTTGGACCAGCTGCTGGACATGCCAGC GGAACAACTCATGGAGCTCATGCATTGCAGAGCTCGCAGGAGGAATTCCCGTGGTCTCAAGCGCAAGCCGATGGCCCTCATCAAGAAGTTGAGGAAGGCCAAGAAGGAGGCTCCCGCCAACGAGAAGCCAGAAGTTGTGAAGACTCACCTTCGCAACATGATTGTTTTGCCCGAGATGGTTGGTAGCATCGTTGGCGTTTATAACGGCAAGACCTTCAACCAGGTCGAAATCAAG ccTGAAATGATTGGACACTACTTGGGAGAGTTCAGCGTGACGTACAAGCCTGTCAAGCACGGCCGACCAGGTATTGGTGCCACTCACAGCTCTAGATTTATTCCTCTGAAGTaa